One window of Bacteroides sp. AN502(2024) genomic DNA carries:
- a CDS encoding cob(I)yrinic acid a,c-diamide adenosyltransferase produces the protein MKQSLVYTKTGDKGTTSLVGGSRVPKTHIRLEAYGTVDELNSCLGWLNTYLQDESDRDFILKIQHKLFAIGSHLATDQEKTQLKPASIITSENVENMEREIDKLDERLPELCAFIIPGGSRGAAVCHVCRTICRRAERRILALSETCTISPEVLAFVNRLSDYLFVLSRKINFDEQNNEIFWDNSWK, from the coding sequence ATGAAACAGAGCCTTGTATATACAAAGACCGGAGATAAAGGAACCACCAGCCTTGTCGGTGGAAGCCGCGTCCCGAAGACCCATATCCGTTTGGAAGCTTATGGAACTGTAGATGAATTAAATTCTTGTCTAGGATGGTTGAACACCTATCTGCAGGATGAATCAGACCGTGATTTCATCTTAAAAATTCAGCATAAGCTATTTGCCATCGGCTCACATCTGGCCACTGATCAGGAGAAAACACAACTGAAACCTGCCAGCATCATAACTTCCGAAAACGTGGAGAATATGGAGCGGGAGATTGATAAGCTGGACGAACGACTTCCGGAGCTTTGTGCTTTTATTATTCCCGGTGGAAGTCGTGGAGCAGCCGTTTGCCATGTTTGCCGTACTATTTGCCGGAGAGCTGAAAGACGTATTCTGGCCTTGTCCGAAACTTGTACAATTTCTCCCGAGGTATTAGCATTTGTCAATAGATTATCAGATTATCTGTTTGTATTATCTCGGAAAATTAATTTTGATGAACAAAATAATGAAATATTTTGGGATAATAGTTGGAAATGA
- a CDS encoding O-antigen ligase family protein — translation MNTLKPYIDSTIICISILICFTHIEYLLWMFVMWFIIEYLLNNEIKNTKLKPINQATINYRVELACTLEIILCFYSIFLLNTIKSVFVIINLILLYRLIKSTVTNQRQLDYIKIFINIIAFVFALVTILSFGFHYLRFSQVNIEDLSYLKHFYTPLGIIANDWAAIFICFLPFPFSLLYTYANKVKLILIGISSFILYAILITLSRGAILSVLSFFLCLFIFTFLWKREYVKKLSIQILTVLVISFTFCIPIKQSLITTLEMTKTISQKRSIEGRISKWEESLYLFQQHPIVGVGAGNYAFASYNTRGKNKKQFNPRCTNSYLQVLVEKGLIGVAMYSYLLAYVFIASYRKMKTGHWDCIVFSAGLVALCVKEFFFSSLLENQIVLTMGLLIIFFIRFSPINTKIVLA, via the coding sequence ATGAATACATTAAAGCCATATATTGATTCAACAATTATTTGTATTAGTATTCTTATATGTTTTACACATATAGAATACCTATTATGGATGTTTGTAATGTGGTTTATCATTGAATATCTCCTTAATAATGAAATAAAAAACACTAAACTGAAACCGATTAATCAGGCAACAATAAATTATAGGGTGGAGTTAGCATGTACATTGGAAATTATACTTTGTTTTTATTCGATTTTCTTGCTAAATACTATAAAATCGGTATTTGTTATTATCAATTTAATACTTTTATATAGACTGATCAAATCTACAGTGACCAACCAACGACAATTAGATTATATAAAAATATTTATTAATATAATTGCTTTTGTTTTTGCATTAGTGACAATTCTTTCTTTTGGGTTTCATTACTTGAGATTTTCTCAAGTAAATATTGAGGATTTATCTTATTTAAAGCACTTTTATACTCCATTAGGCATAATAGCTAATGATTGGGCAGCTATTTTTATATGTTTCTTACCATTTCCTTTTTCATTACTTTACACGTACGCTAACAAGGTAAAACTTATATTAATAGGTATAAGTTCTTTTATCCTATATGCTATTCTAATTACGTTATCAAGGGGAGCTATATTATCAGTCCTGTCTTTCTTTTTATGCTTGTTTATATTTACATTTTTATGGAAACGAGAATACGTAAAAAAGCTTTCCATTCAGATCTTGACAGTTTTGGTCATTTCATTTACATTTTGTATCCCTATCAAACAATCATTGATAACAACATTGGAGATGACAAAAACTATTTCTCAAAAAAGAAGTATAGAAGGGCGGATTTCTAAATGGGAAGAATCATTATATCTATTTCAACAGCATCCTATTGTTGGCGTAGGAGCTGGAAATTATGCCTTTGCTTCTTATAATACCAGAGGAAAAAATAAAAAACAGTTCAATCCTCGTTGCACTAATTCATATTTACAGGTCCTTGTTGAAAAAGGCTTAATAGGAGTTGCGATGTACAGCTATTTATTAGCTTACGTTTTTATTGCATCTTACAGAAAGATGAAAACTGGGCATTGGGATTGTATTGTATTTAGTGCAGGATTAGTTGCATTGTGTGTGAAAGAATTCTTTTTTTCTTCGTTATTAGAAAATCAAATCGTTCTAACCATGGGGCTATTGATCATATTTTTTATTAGATTTTCACCTATAAATACAAAAATAGTTTTAGCATGA
- a CDS encoding IS3 family transposase: MKTLCGLFGMSSQAYYKKKKNLLSRHQIRTAILDAVFFYRSKAPGIGGLKLYHELRSLYGSEITGGRDAFLHLLRSERLMLPPKKPRHTTDSHHLYKKYPNLIKGVTAQYPNHIWVCDITYIWIEGGVCYLHLVTDMYSHAVLGWVLSPSLHAEYTLQALEQAINEAGGGNLCGTIHHSDRGVQYACDAYIDTLVTHHIRVSMTEDYNPTDNAVAERMNGILKTEWIYGMSLFRDKEMAREQITRMIDFYNNGRPHMSIGMKKPMDVYHGEVPGKSLWKK; this comes from the coding sequence GTGAAAACCCTTTGCGGACTGTTTGGCATGTCTTCCCAGGCCTATTACAAAAAGAAAAAAAATCTTTTGTCGCGTCATCAGATCAGAACAGCCATCTTGGATGCCGTCTTCTTCTACCGCTCAAAGGCTCCGGGCATCGGTGGTTTGAAATTATACCATGAGCTCCGCTCCCTTTATGGAAGCGAGATAACCGGAGGGCGGGATGCCTTCCTTCATCTGCTGCGTTCGGAACGCCTTATGCTGCCCCCGAAGAAACCCAGGCATACGACGGACTCCCACCATCTTTACAAGAAGTATCCGAATCTGATCAAGGGGGTAACGGCACAATACCCGAACCATATCTGGGTATGTGACATCACTTACATCTGGATTGAAGGTGGCGTATGCTACCTCCATCTTGTAACGGACATGTACTCACATGCCGTTTTAGGATGGGTGCTCTCTCCCAGTTTGCATGCCGAATATACGCTACAGGCACTGGAACAGGCCATCAATGAGGCTGGAGGTGGCAATCTTTGCGGCACAATCCACCATTCCGACCGGGGGGTACAGTATGCCTGCGATGCCTATATCGACACACTGGTCACTCATCATATACGTGTGAGCATGACTGAAGATTACAACCCGACGGACAATGCGGTAGCAGAAAGGATGAATGGCATCCTGAAAACGGAATGGATATACGGCATGTCGCTGTTCAGGGATAAAGAGATGGCACGGGAGCAGATTACGCGAATGATTGACTTCTATAATAATGGACGACCGCATATGAGCATAGGTATGAAAAAACCCATGGACGTATATCATGGAGAGGTGCCGGGAAAATCATTGTGGAAAAAATAA
- a CDS encoding DUF2795 domain-containing protein has translation MYWTLELASKLEDAPWPATKDELIDYAMRSGAPLEVIENLQEMEDEGEIYESIEDIWPDYPSKEDFFFNEEEY, from the coding sequence ATGTATTGGACATTGGAACTTGCATCAAAACTTGAAGATGCTCCCTGGCCGGCAACCAAGGATGAATTGATTGATTATGCCATGCGTTCGGGTGCTCCTCTTGAAGTTATTGAGAATCTCCAAGAGATGGAAGATGAGGGCGAAATCTATGAGAGTATCGAAGATATTTGGCCGGATTATCCTAGTAAGGAGGATTTTTTCTTTAACGAGGAAGAGTATTGA
- the priA gene encoding primosomal protein N' has product MKKYVDVILPLPLPKSFTYSLPDDCAEDVKIGCRVVVPFGRKKFYTAIVLNVHYCAPTEYEVKDISALLDASPILLPNQFKFWEWIADYYLCTQGDVYKAALPSGLKLESETIVEYNPDFEADAPLPEREQRILDLLAADSQQCVTKLEKDSGIKNILAVIKSLLDKEAIFVKEELRRTYKPKTEARVRLTGAADEKRLHILFDILSRAPKQLALLMKYVEYSGILGAGIPKEVSKKELLQRANVAPSVLNGLVDKKIFEIYYHEVGRLDKQEKEIVGLNPLNEFQQRAFNEVVQSFQKKNVCLLHGVTSSGKTEIYIHLIEKVIRQGKQVLYLLPEIALTTQITERLQRVFGARLGIYHSKFPDAERVEIWRKQLGENGYDIILGVRSSIFLPFRNLGLVIVDEEHENTYKQQDPAPRYHARSAAIVLAAMYGAKTLLGTATPSIESWQNAREGKYGFVQLKERYKEIQLPEIIPVDIKELHRKKRMVGQFSPLLIQYMKEALEQKEQVILFQNRRGFAPMVECRTCGWVPKCKNCDVSLTYHKGINQLTCHYCGYTYQLPKSCPACEGTELVNRGFGTEKIEDDIKILFPEAAVARMDLDTTRTRSAYEKIIADFEQGKTDILIGTQMVSKGLDFDHVSIVGILNADTMLNYPDFRSYERAFQLMGQVAGRAGRKNKRGRVVLQTRSIDHPIIHQVIANDYEEMVGGQLAERQMFHYPPYYRMVYVYLKNHNETLLDQMAAVMADKLRAVFGNRVLGPDKPPVARIQTLFIKKIVVKIEQNAQMGRARELLLRIQREILADERYKSLIVYYDVDPM; this is encoded by the coding sequence ATGAAAAAGTATGTGGATGTCATATTACCGCTTCCGCTTCCGAAGAGTTTTACTTACTCTTTGCCGGATGACTGTGCGGAAGATGTGAAGATTGGTTGCCGTGTGGTAGTCCCTTTTGGACGGAAGAAGTTTTATACGGCTATCGTTCTTAACGTTCATTATTGTGCTCCAACAGAGTACGAAGTGAAAGATATATCTGCATTACTGGATGCTTCTCCCATTTTATTGCCGAATCAGTTCAAATTCTGGGAATGGATAGCCGATTACTACCTCTGTACGCAGGGCGATGTATATAAAGCAGCCTTGCCTTCGGGACTGAAACTTGAAAGTGAAACGATTGTAGAATATAATCCCGACTTCGAAGCAGACGCGCCATTGCCGGAACGTGAACAGCGCATTTTGGATTTGCTGGCTGCCGATTCGCAGCAGTGCGTCACTAAATTGGAGAAAGACAGCGGCATCAAAAATATCCTTGCTGTCATCAAGTCTTTGCTTGATAAAGAAGCGATTTTTGTAAAGGAGGAATTGAGGCGTACTTATAAACCGAAAACAGAGGCACGGGTCAGGCTTACGGGTGCAGCGGATGAAAAACGGCTCCATATTCTGTTTGATATTTTGTCTCGTGCTCCAAAGCAGTTGGCTTTACTCATGAAATATGTGGAGTATTCCGGTATCTTAGGAGCGGGAATTCCGAAAGAAGTCTCCAAGAAAGAACTGTTGCAGCGGGCTAATGTAGCTCCTTCTGTCTTGAATGGACTGGTAGATAAGAAGATCTTTGAAATATACTACCATGAAGTCGGACGGTTGGATAAACAGGAGAAGGAGATTGTTGGATTAAATCCATTGAATGAGTTTCAGCAGCGTGCATTTAATGAAGTCGTGCAGTCTTTCCAGAAGAAAAACGTCTGTCTGCTTCATGGAGTAACGTCCAGCGGTAAGACTGAAATTTATATTCATTTGATAGAAAAAGTGATTCGTCAAGGAAAACAGGTATTATACTTATTGCCGGAAATTGCATTGACCACTCAAATTACGGAGCGTTTGCAACGGGTCTTTGGTGCTCGTCTGGGTATCTATCATTCTAAATTCCCCGATGCTGAACGAGTTGAAATATGGCGGAAGCAACTGGGAGAGAACGGGTATGATATTATTCTGGGTGTTCGTTCTTCTATTTTCCTGCCTTTTCGGAATCTGGGATTGGTGATTGTGGACGAAGAGCACGAAAATACGTATAAGCAACAAGATCCCGCTCCCCGCTATCATGCACGTAGCGCGGCTATTGTACTGGCTGCCATGTATGGAGCTAAGACCCTGTTGGGTACGGCTACTCCCTCTATCGAATCGTGGCAGAATGCAAGGGAGGGGAAATATGGTTTCGTACAACTGAAAGAACGATATAAAGAAATCCAGTTGCCGGAGATTATTCCGGTGGATATTAAGGAACTGCATCGCAAAAAGCGAATGGTCGGACAATTTTCACCGCTTCTGATACAATATATGAAAGAGGCTTTGGAACAGAAAGAACAAGTGATTCTTTTTCAAAACCGTCGTGGGTTTGCCCCGATGGTGGAGTGTCGTACCTGCGGCTGGGTGCCCAAGTGTAAGAATTGTGACGTAAGTCTGACTTATCATAAAGGTATTAATCAATTAACCTGTCACTATTGCGGTTATACCTATCAACTGCCGAAATCTTGTCCTGCCTGTGAGGGTACAGAACTGGTGAACCGTGGTTTCGGTACGGAGAAGATTGAAGATGATATCAAAATTCTTTTTCCGGAAGCTGCCGTAGCCCGGATGGACCTGGATACCACACGTACCCGCTCTGCCTATGAGAAGATTATTGCAGACTTCGAGCAGGGAAAGACGGACATATTGATCGGTACGCAAATGGTTTCAAAAGGATTGGATTTCGATCATGTCAGTATAGTAGGCATATTGAATGCCGATACCATGTTGAATTATCCCGATTTCCGTTCCTATGAACGTGCGTTTCAATTGATGGGACAAGTAGCTGGACGTGCCGGACGTAAGAACAAACGCGGACGGGTAGTATTGCAAACCAGGAGCATCGATCATCCTATCATTCATCAGGTCATTGCCAATGATTATGAGGAGATGGTAGGCGGACAATTGGCGGAACGCCAGATGTTCCATTATCCTCCCTATTATCGGATGGTATATGTTTATTTGAAAAATCATAATGAAACATTGTTGGATCAGATGGCGGCAGTGATGGCGGATAAGTTGCGGGCAGTATTTGGCAATCGGGTATTAGGACCGGACAAACCTCCTGTTGCCCGCATCCAAACTTTGTTTATCAAAAAGATTGTCGTAAAGATTGAGCAGAATGCCCAGATGGGGCGTGCCCGGGAATTGCTGTTACGTATTCAACGAGAGATTTTGGCAGATGAGCGCTATAAATCTTTGATTGTTTATTATGATGTAGATCCTATGTGA
- a CDS encoding ABC transporter permease, translating into MFGNEIELLQETYYSIKHNQRRSFLSGFGIAWGILLLAILLGVGSGFQAGIMGLFQSFAQKSLYVYAGTTSQKYESFKEGRRITFSEDFIKTLRLKYTEIDAISPEISTSIPVRNNARDGVFRVTGINADYMHIRILEVGDSGRILTKADIQQTRPVAIVGENVKSILFGEKEALEKYINISGMLYKIVGILKNDNIFSASEINSIYIPVSCFLRNVASDNQFTSFSLYLKQNANASKFENNLRNYMAHYFRFKVKDEQAVYIANLEKQTSTFESFFNWLQGFIWFIGVCFLTSGMVGVSNIMYTVVKERTNEIGIRLAVGATPHSIIRLILLESVLITVISGIVGLIIGKSILLFIDWLLSMHENILMHKTELNMQTALAALSILVLSGIIAGLFPAIKASSIEPADAIRYENRG; encoded by the coding sequence ATGTTCGGGAATGAAATTGAATTATTGCAAGAAACTTATTATTCAATCAAGCATAATCAAAGACGCAGCTTCTTGTCTGGATTTGGCATTGCATGGGGTATATTATTACTTGCTATTCTACTTGGAGTCGGTTCTGGTTTCCAAGCCGGAATAATGGGACTGTTTCAATCATTTGCCCAAAAAAGCTTATATGTATATGCCGGGACAACTTCTCAAAAGTATGAAAGCTTCAAAGAAGGACGTAGGATTACCTTCAGTGAAGATTTTATTAAGACTTTACGTCTTAAATACACAGAAATCGATGCCATTTCACCAGAAATATCCACTTCTATTCCCGTACGGAATAATGCAAGAGATGGAGTATTTAGAGTCACTGGTATTAACGCAGATTATATGCATATCCGTATTTTGGAAGTAGGTGATTCCGGTAGAATATTAACCAAGGCGGATATTCAGCAAACACGGCCTGTCGCAATTGTGGGGGAAAACGTCAAATCCATTTTATTTGGAGAGAAGGAAGCTTTAGAAAAATATATCAATATATCAGGAATGCTTTACAAGATAGTTGGGATTTTAAAGAATGATAATATATTCAGCGCATCGGAAATCAACTCTATCTATATTCCAGTTTCTTGTTTTTTAAGAAATGTTGCTTCAGATAATCAGTTTACATCATTCTCCTTGTATTTGAAACAAAATGCCAATGCCAGTAAATTTGAGAATAATTTGCGAAATTACATGGCGCATTATTTCCGTTTCAAGGTAAAAGACGAGCAAGCTGTTTATATAGCTAATTTGGAAAAGCAGACTTCTACTTTTGAATCATTTTTTAATTGGCTTCAAGGCTTTATATGGTTTATAGGAGTCTGTTTTTTAACAAGTGGCATGGTTGGTGTTAGTAATATTATGTATACTGTAGTTAAAGAAAGGACGAATGAAATCGGCATCAGATTGGCTGTCGGAGCTACACCGCATTCTATTATTAGGCTAATATTGCTCGAATCCGTACTAATTACGGTCATATCTGGTATCGTAGGACTTATAATAGGGAAAAGTATCTTGTTATTCATTGACTGGTTGCTCTCAATGCATGAAAATATACTTATGCATAAGACAGAGTTGAATATGCAGACAGCCTTAGCTGCTCTGTCAATTCTTGTTTTATCAGGTATAATAGCTGGTTTATTCCCAGCAATCAAGGCATCATCAATCGAACCAGCAGATGCCATCCGTTATGAAAACAGAGGATAA
- a CDS encoding tetratricopeptide repeat protein, whose amino-acid sequence MKIFLKILQYCNWTGFLIITLSTIAIAWADNRNKLACNMTNTYKAIQTLHQAIKVNAINPLYYANLGLLYVRINAIDSALVQFQKAYVLNSNDAGFCFNLGLLYQLQKDNNKSLEFIERAKAMEEYNALFLVYLGLFYENYGNIEKAKSLYAEAISCDPSILDSSFYSELKQRDSLLTTNILDQSYRNLLYSNLPEDPIQLAHLGKILEVKGNILIADSILKRSICLLPNLN is encoded by the coding sequence ATGAAGATCTTTTTAAAAATATTACAATATTGTAATTGGACGGGATTTCTGATAATTACTTTGAGTACTATAGCGATTGCTTGGGCAGACAATCGAAATAAGTTGGCATGCAATATGACAAACACATACAAGGCTATTCAAACACTGCATCAAGCCATAAAAGTAAACGCTATAAATCCCCTGTATTATGCTAACTTAGGATTGCTATACGTAAGGATAAATGCTATAGATAGTGCGCTTGTTCAATTTCAGAAAGCTTATGTTCTCAATTCTAATGACGCTGGTTTTTGTTTTAATTTAGGACTATTATATCAACTACAGAAGGATAATAACAAATCTTTAGAATTTATAGAAAGAGCAAAGGCTATGGAAGAATATAACGCTCTGTTTTTAGTTTATCTTGGACTATTTTATGAAAATTATGGAAATATAGAAAAAGCGAAAAGTCTATATGCAGAAGCGATCTCCTGTGATCCATCTATATTAGATAGTAGTTTCTATTCAGAATTGAAGCAAAGAGATAGTTTGCTTACTACTAATATATTAGATCAGTCTTATAGAAATTTACTATATTCCAATCTTCCAGAAGATCCGATTCAACTTGCTCATTTAGGCAAAATATTGGAAGTTAAGGGTAATATCTTAATTGCAGATAGCATCCTCAAAAGATCTATTTGCTTGCTTCCTAATCTTAATTGA
- a CDS encoding IS4 family transposase, whose product MANITLFAQVISHLPKENIRKIIKSSGSDKHCKGYNTWSQFVSMIFSQFSGCDSVRDISNGLKSATGNLNHLGINRAPSKSTVAYQNANRDSSVFRGIFYSLFQYFGQQALWQRRKFRFKMPIKLLDSTLVSLTLSIYDWAHYTTTKGAVKMHTLLDYDSLLPEFVNITDGKTTDNKAAFDIELHPYSIVVADRGYCDYSLLNNWDSSNVFFVVRHKDNIRYKAIEELPLPEKHAQNVLIDEIIEFELSAAKSKYPKRLRRIAVWNDEHGFEIELLTNNFTLAASSIAALYKARWNIEIFFRNLKQLLRIKSFIGTSRNAVETQIWTAMTTMLILTWLKHIARYKWALANLVVTLRLNTFTKIDLQKWLDQPFTPPPETIEND is encoded by the coding sequence ATGGCAAATATAACACTTTTCGCACAGGTAATATCACATCTCCCGAAAGAAAATATCAGGAAAATCATAAAATCTTCGGGGTCAGACAAGCATTGCAAGGGCTACAATACATGGAGTCAGTTTGTTAGCATGATTTTCAGCCAATTCTCAGGATGTGATTCAGTCAGAGATATCTCAAACGGGCTGAAATCAGCCACCGGCAACCTCAATCATTTGGGAATCAACCGTGCACCATCCAAGTCAACGGTAGCATATCAGAACGCCAACCGAGACAGTTCGGTTTTTCGCGGCATATTCTACTCGTTGTTTCAGTATTTCGGACAGCAAGCCCTATGGCAACGAAGAAAGTTCCGTTTCAAGATGCCGATAAAACTGCTCGACTCCACATTGGTGTCATTGACTCTGTCAATATATGACTGGGCACATTACACTACCACCAAGGGGGCGGTCAAGATGCACACGCTATTGGACTATGACAGTCTTTTGCCGGAGTTCGTGAATATCACCGATGGCAAAACCACCGACAACAAAGCTGCTTTTGATATTGAGTTACATCCGTATAGTATTGTAGTAGCCGACCGAGGCTACTGTGACTACTCATTGCTGAATAATTGGGACAGCAGCAACGTGTTCTTTGTAGTGCGTCATAAAGACAATATCCGGTACAAAGCCATAGAGGAGTTGCCTTTGCCTGAAAAACACGCTCAGAATGTACTTATTGACGAAATAATCGAGTTCGAACTCTCGGCGGCCAAATCCAAATATCCCAAACGTTTACGTCGCATCGCAGTATGGAACGATGAACACGGTTTTGAAATTGAGTTACTCACAAACAACTTCACATTGGCAGCATCAAGCATAGCGGCTCTGTACAAGGCTCGGTGGAACATAGAAATCTTCTTTCGCAACCTCAAGCAACTGCTACGCATCAAGAGCTTTATCGGCACATCCCGCAATGCCGTAGAGACCCAAATATGGACTGCTATGACTACAATGCTGATTCTGACATGGCTAAAGCACATCGCAAGATACAAATGGGCATTGGCTAACCTTGTGGTCACGCTCCGGCTGAACACATTTACCAAAATCGACCTCCAAAAATGGCTTGATCAACCATTTACACCACCTCCCGAAACCATCGAAAACGATTAG
- a CDS encoding stage II sporulation protein M, with protein MLHGGGGISVIAALFWNGMIVGSLLKSYQFSDSILQYFVYHGIFEVSAFICFGMVGLQGISFYINLFKDDICVINIHKRLLLYASVLLLIAGIIETLLISNFI; from the coding sequence ATTCTTCACGGGGGGGGGGGGATTAGTGTTATAGCAGCGCTGTTTTGGAATGGTATGATAGTGGGCAGCTTACTTAAGTCTTATCAATTTTCAGATTCGATATTACAATATTTTGTTTATCATGGAATTTTTGAAGTCTCTGCATTTATCTGTTTTGGTATGGTAGGCTTACAAGGGATTTCGTTCTATATTAATTTATTCAAAGATGATATATGCGTGATAAATATTCATAAAAGGTTACTGTTGTATGCATCGGTATTGTTATTAATTGCAGGTATCATTGAGACACTTTTAATTTCAAATTTTATATGA
- a CDS encoding porin family protein: MKKIFGALMIAVCIAMAMPAQAQIHFGVKGGLNLSKASSSNVSDNFKKDNFTGFFIGPMAEFNIPIVGLGVDASLLFAQRGIKVSEGNGHITIKQNGIDIPVNLKYTIGLGSLAGIYLAAGPDFYFDFEKKSGIDKKKSEVGINVGAGVKLLNHLQVGANYNIPLGDTADIEGTNASYKTKTWQVSVAYIF, from the coding sequence ATGAAAAAGATTTTTGGTGCTTTAATGATTGCTGTATGTATAGCTATGGCAATGCCTGCTCAGGCGCAGATACACTTTGGTGTAAAAGGAGGTTTGAACTTGTCAAAGGCGAGTTCCTCTAATGTGAGCGATAACTTTAAGAAGGATAATTTCACCGGTTTCTTTATCGGTCCGATGGCCGAGTTTAATATTCCAATCGTAGGGTTGGGAGTAGATGCCTCTTTGCTTTTTGCTCAACGGGGTATAAAAGTTTCAGAAGGGAATGGTCATATTACTATTAAACAAAATGGTATCGATATTCCTGTGAACCTGAAATATACCATTGGGTTGGGAAGTCTGGCAGGCATTTATCTGGCTGCTGGTCCTGATTTTTATTTCGATTTTGAAAAGAAATCGGGAATTGATAAGAAGAAATCAGAAGTAGGTATCAATGTGGGTGCGGGTGTGAAACTGCTGAACCATTTGCAGGTGGGCGCTAATTACAATATCCCATTGGGCGATACTGCTGATATTGAAGGAACAAATGCTTCTTATAAGACTAAGACTTGGCAAGTATCTGTGGCCTATATTTTTTAA
- a CDS encoding energy transducer TonB yields the protein MEAKKSKKAAIENQRGSWLLMGLVVALAFMFVSFEWTQHDVRVAALSSDDESIFVTELVPITFPEEKLEPPPPPETKVTELFQIVENDIEVTDNVSIVSEDMNAVHDVIWIPPVVETETVDEDVIHVSVEVMPEFPGGIAALMKYLSSNIKYPTISQETGSQGKVIVQFVVDKDGTISNPEVVRGVDPYLDKEAIRVISSMPKWTPGAQNGKKVRVKYTVPVSFRLQ from the coding sequence ATGGAAGCCAAGAAATCAAAAAAGGCTGCAATTGAGAATCAACGGGGTTCTTGGTTGTTGATGGGTTTGGTTGTTGCGCTAGCCTTCATGTTCGTTTCGTTCGAATGGACACAACATGATGTCAGAGTTGCGGCACTATCATCAGATGATGAATCCATCTTTGTGACAGAGCTAGTTCCAATCACATTCCCTGAAGAGAAACTGGAACCGCCTCCTCCTCCCGAAACTAAGGTAACAGAATTGTTCCAAATAGTGGAAAACGATATAGAGGTGACGGATAACGTTTCGATAGTGTCAGAGGATATGAATGCGGTTCATGACGTTATTTGGATACCACCGGTGGTGGAAACAGAAACGGTAGATGAAGACGTTATTCACGTAAGTGTTGAAGTCATGCCGGAGTTTCCCGGAGGTATAGCTGCTTTAATGAAATATTTAAGTAGTAATATCAAATATCCGACGATTTCGCAGGAAACAGGTTCGCAAGGAAAAGTCATTGTTCAGTTTGTGGTAGACAAAGATGGAACAATTTCTAATCCTGAAGTTGTGCGAGGGGTTGATCCTTATTTGGATAAAGAGGCTATCCGCGTGATAAGTTCTATGCCGAAGTGGACTCCTGGAGCGCAAAATGGTAAGAAAGTTCGAGTGAAATATACTGTACCGGTGTCATTCAGACTACAGTAG